The following are encoded in a window of Pangasianodon hypophthalmus isolate fPanHyp1 chromosome 14, fPanHyp1.pri, whole genome shotgun sequence genomic DNA:
- the polr1g gene encoding CD3e molecule, epsilon associated protein: MSQNISSSSSQEKEKRGSRYECPADFVPLQYSCSEKCVLERGENTELWLIKAPARFKPSSLADLKVSLSGLEMIQSTDASPQIYSVLSSHSGPTDLHLLSSSGKKHKASPCASGFAGIISISESYGDCSGNQSPIPVPAAPAPSFPSGLKQRFQPFGSSTAAHVSQSTTSSSPLPPKKAKLESEETKDQSKKKKKKKKEKHIRDETIEVAHIKQEEISYECGEQQVPEPAEEDGTAERKKKKKIKKEKERMDTQDEVAIDTSLITKQEPMDTSFGDSESSAKKKKKKKKKAQAE; encoded by the exons ATGTCGCAGAACATATCTTCATCCAGTTcacaggaaaaggaaaagagag GTTCTAGATACGAGTGTCCTGCAGACTTTGTGCCTCTTCAGTACAGCTGcagtgagaagtgtgtgttggagagaggagaaaacaCTGAGCTGTGGCTCATTAAAGCTCCAGCTCGCTTCAAGCCCAGCAG CCTGGCAGATTTGAAAGTGTCCTTATCAGGTCTGGAGATGATCCAGTCTACTGATGCATCTCCTCAGATCTACAGTGTTCTCTCCAGCCACTCAGGCCCTACTGACCTCCATCTTCTCAGCTCCAGTGGTAAAAAGCACAAAGCATCTCCCTGTGCTTCTGGCTTTGCTGGAATCATCAGTATCAGTGAAAGTTATGGGGACTGCAGTGGGAATCAGAGCCCTATTCCCGTCCCAGCAGCCCCTGCTCCGAGCTTCCCATCAGGCCTGAAGCAGCGCTTCCAGCCCTTCGGCAGCTCTACTGCTGCTCACGTGTCTCAGAGCACCACTTCATCCTCTCCTTTGCCACCAAAGAAAGCAAAGCTGGAGTCTGAAGAGACCAAAGACCagagtaagaaaaagaaaaagaagaagaaagagaagcaCATCAGAGACGAGACGATTGAAGTGGCCCACATTAAGCAGGAAGAAATATCTTATGAATGTGGTGAGCAGCAAGTCCCAGAGCCGGCGGAGGAAGATggtacagcagagagaaagaagaaaaagaagattaaaaaagagaaggagagaatggACACACAGGATGAGGTGGCTATTGATACCAGTTTGATAACCAAACAGGAGCCAATGGACACGTCCTTTGGGGACAGTGAAAGCTCtgcgaaaaagaaaaagaagaagaagaagaaagcgcAAGCTGAGTAA
- the gpr4 gene encoding G-protein coupled receptor 4: MISNLIKSDEMCNVSASCNVDSNIDQFFQPVLYIIVIILGFPTNCMALWAAYLQVKQKNELGIYLINLSLADLLYIATLPLWIDYFLQHDNWIHGQGACKLFGFIFYTNIYVSIAFLCCISVDRYLAVAHPLKFAKVRRVKTAVLVSAIVWIMEVVANSAPLFHDELFAARFNRTFCFEKYPMQDWVAGMNLYRIFLGFLAPWCCMLASYKGILKAVRGNVSTERQEKAKIKRLALSLILIVLLCFGPYHVLLLWRSVLFLSNPCDCRVEEYLFTAYHVALAVTSLNCVADPILYCFVNEGARSDVSRALATLMTAFHRGQTTDMLMGGSITIETPLASKKPDLYGEVKTNSYKTEIETLKEECLQMTKLSVKK, from the coding sequence ATGATATCAAATCTCATAAAAAGTGACGAGATGTGTAATGTCTCTGCTTCCTGTAATGTTGATTCAAACATCGATCAGTTCTTTCAGCCAGTGCTATACATTATTGTTATCATCCTTGGCTTCCCGACAAACTGTATGGCTCTGTGGGCCGCCTACTTGCAGGTGAAGCAAAAAAATGAGCTAGGTATCTATCTGATCAATCTTTCCCTGGCTGATCTCCTTTACATAGCCACGTTGCCACTTTGGATTGATTATTTCCTCCAACACGATAACTGGATCCATGGGCAAGGGGCTTGCAAGCTGTTCGGCTTCATTTTCTATACCAACATATATGTCAGCATTGCTTTCCTCTGCTGCATTTCTGTGGATCGTTATTTGGCAGTGGCCCATCCACTCAAGTTTGCCAAAGTGCGTCGGGTCAAGACAGCTGTTTTGGTCAGTGCCATAGTCTGGATTATGGAAGTTGTGGCCAACTCAGCACCACTCTTTCATGATGAGCTCTTCGCGGCCCGCTTCAACCGCACCTTCTGTTTTGAGAAGTATCCAATGCAAGACTGGGTGGCAGGCATGAACCTCTACCGCATCTTCCTGGGCTTCTTGGCTCCCTGGTGCTGCATGTTAGCATCATACAAAGGAATCTTGAAGGCAGTACGTGGCAATGTTTCCACCGAACGGCAAGAGAAAGCTAAGATCAAGAGGCTAGCCCTTAGCCTCATCCTCATAGTGCTACTTTGCTTTGGACCCTATCATGTGCTCCTGCTGTGGCGCAGTGTGCTCTTTCTCAGCAATCCCTGTGACTGTCGGGTGGAAGAGTACTTATTTACTGCCTACCACGTAGCCCTCGCAGTCACCAGCCTCAACTGTGTGGCAGACCCAATCCTCTACTGTTTTGTGAATGAAGGAGCTCGCAGCGACGTGAGCCGTGCCCTGGCCACCCTGATGACGGCCTTTCACCGAGGACAAACCACAGACATGTTAATGGGGGGTtccattactatagaaacaccCCTGGCCAGCAAGAAACCAGATCTCTATGGAGAGGTCAAAACTAATTCCtataaaactgaaattgaaaCACTGAAAGAGGAGTGTCTTCAAATGACCAAACTTAGTGTTAAAAAGTGA